One window from the genome of Malus domestica chromosome 01, GDT2T_hap1 encodes:
- the LOC103401906 gene encoding mediator of RNA polymerase II transcription subunit 12 isoform X2, whose translation MQLLLPIIYGVLETIVLSQTYVRNLVRVAVRFIGEPAQGGSDLVDNSHRGYTVSSLVEMLRYLIIAVPDTFVAFDCFPLPSSVVSYVANDGLPKMSDARKIKNVSAEVASAFRSKVFDTQYQSLAFDHIVSSIQKHAENLAKAARPSYPGHSIAKAVQALDGSLVQGDVRAAYRFLFEDPCDGVANESWIAGVSPCLRTSLKWIGTANLSCVCSVFFLCEWATCDFRDFRTAPPCELKFTGRKDFSQVFVVTRLLKLKMRDLQLSPQRKNDSIPGVSSVAKGSTQQNNFPVTVSMGNSCEIKPKNVDQRSMKSSNIFESPGPLHDIIVCWIDQHEAGKGEGFKRLQLLVIELIRSGIFNPHAYVRQLIVSGIMDTNGTGVEVDRWNRHFRILKLLPAHFMHDALEEAGIAEGPQLSEAMNFYSTERRLILRGLLSNQNKNVNMNMSVLKQKHYSIPGKDGGLPVSVDRWKAVQPSPNVLSGKSSKTDVDVEELKEAISVLLHLPSSSSPTTETGFDESQGSVKRPFGSTFNKMDLGEGTPGCEECRRAKRQKVSDERSSCIQGNSPIPSDDEDAWWMRKRPKSLEPLKVDPPVKSTKQVSRNRQKIVRKTQSLAQLAAARIEGSQGASTSHVCNNKVSCPHHKGGVEGETPKFVDPTKMNHGGDIVSIGKALKRLRFVEKRTITVWLMTVIRQLVEETEKTIAKVGQFGRNFTSVDDRSSIRWKLGEDELSAALYLMDVSNDLVSAVKFLLWLLPKVNGPSSTIHSGRNIMLLPRNAESQVCEVGEAFLVSSLRRYENILIATDLIPEVLSVTMHRASAIVAPNGRVSGSAALAYSRYLLKRYSNVASVIEWEKNFKPTCDKRLLSELESGQSVDGELGFPLGVPAGVEDLDDFFRQKISGVRLSRVGLNMKEIVQRNVNVDDALQYFFGKERKLFATGAPKGPPVDKWDDGCQISQKVITELMDCIRQTGGAAQEGDPSLVSSAVSAIVGNVGLIIAKIPDFRMGGSYSTFPSATDSLNFARRILRIHISCLCLLKEALGERQTRVFEVALATEACSALAPGKASRNQYQSSPESHDSNTNMSNDILNSKVVIGRTTKVAAAVSALIIGAVVQGVTSLERLVTLFRLKERLDVIQFVRSSRSNSNGNARSAGAFKGDNLLEVYVHWFRLLVGNCRTVSDGLVVELLGEPSVVALSRMQRMLPLGLVFPPAYSIFAFVMWRPYLLSTSFAARDDFNQSYQSLTTAIGDAIKHSPFRDVCLRDSQGFYDIVAADGSDAEFAAMLELNGSDMHKKSMAFVPLRARLFLNAIMDCKMPHSSFTQGEANQVSGHGESKVKFAERETKLVDKLVHILDTLQPAKFHWQWVELRLLLNEQALIDKLETQDASLVDAIRSSSPSPERAAASENEKHFIEIILTRLLVRPDAAPLFSDVVHLFGRSLADSMLLQVKWFLGGTDVLYGRKTIRQRLLNIAESKGLSTKTQFWKPWGWCIYDVDPVTNRGDKRKFEVTSLEEGEMVEEGTDSKKYGKGASQTLDIESYNVTQHYVTERALIELLLPCIDQSSDESRNTFANDLIKQLISIEQQISAGTRGTHKQAGPTPSGVEGPTGKGNSRKGIRGGSPGLARRAAGAADYAPPSPAALRASMSLRLHLLLRLLPIIWADREPSARNMRHGFASVVLRLLGNRVVHEGADLCFNIMQSTFSKRDAESSREAASAAFAELSNESLFNQLLFVLHGLLSSYRPRWLRSTKSTNEGGKDFAAFDCELADILQKDLDRMQLPEMIRWRIQTAMPVVLPSVRCFFSCQPPPVPDTGLAVFQPSISVSGLHAGNSNPPQRNQAPLARTVTNIPGKFKPLPSQDYDMDIDPWTLLEDGAGSGPSSSSSALIGSADHGNLRASSWLKGTVRVRRKDLTYIGAVDDDS comes from the exons ATGCAGTTGCTTTTGCCTATTATATACGGTGTTCTGGAAACTATTGTTTTATCTCAAACATATGTGCGCAATCTTGTGAGAGTAGCTGTACGTTTCATCGGCGAACCTGCTCAAGGTGGATCAGATCTTGTAGATAACTCCCATAGGGGGTATACAGTGTCTTCTTTGGTTGAGATGCTTCGCTATTTAATAATTGCTGTGCCTGATACCTTTGTAGCTTTTGATTGCTTTCCTCTACCATCCTCTGTAGTCTCCTATGTTGCAAATGATGGATTACCAAAGATGTCTGATGCGAGAAAGATTAAAAATGTTTCAGCAGAAGTTGCTTCTGCATTCAGAAGTAAAGTTTTTGATACTCAATATCAGTCCCTGGCTTTTGATCATATTGTTTCATCCATTCAGAAACATGCTGAAAATCTTGCTAAGGCTGCAAGACCTAGCTATCCAGGCCATAGTATAGCTAAAGCTGTACAGGCCCTAGATGGATCTCTTGTGCAGGGAGATGTTCGAGCGGCTTATAGATTTCTGTTTGAAGATCCTTGTGATGGAGTTGCAAATGAAAGTTGGATTGCAGGAGTTAGTCCATGTTTGCGAACTTCGTTGAAGTGGATTGGGACTGCAAACTTGTCATGTGTTTGCTCTGTATTTTTCCTCTGTGAGTGGGCAACATGTGATTTCAGGGATTTTAGGACTGCCCCACCTTGTGAGCTGAAATTTACTGGCAGAAAGGATTTCTCCCAGGTATTTGTTGTTACTcggcttttgaagctaaagatGAGAGATTTGCAACTTTCACCTCAACGTAAGAATGATAGCATCCCTGGAGTCAGTAGTGTTGCAAAAGGTTCTACCCAGCAGAACAATTTTCCTGTCACAGTTTCCATGGGAAATTCCTgtgaaattaaaccaaaaaatgtTGATCAAAGAAGTATGAAATCATCAAATATATTTGAGAGCCCTGGTCCTTTACATGATATCATAGTGTGTTGGATTGATCAACATGAAGCAGGCAAAGGAGAAGGTTTCAAGCGCCTTCAACTACTTGTAATCGAACTTATCCGGTCTGGTATTTTTAATCCTCATGCCTATGTTAGGCAACTGATAGTTAGTGGAATTATGGATACCAATGGAACGGGGGTTGAAGTCGACCGTTGGAATAGGCATTTTCGTATCTTGAAGCTGTTGCCTGCGCACTTTATGCACGATGCTTTGGAAGAAGCAGGGATTGCTGAAGGGCCACAACTTTCAGAGGCCATGAACTTCTACTCAACTGAGCGCCGCCTAATACTTCGTGGGCTTCTCTccaatcaaaataaaaatgtgaATATGAATATGTCTGTTCTGAAGCAAAAGCATTATTCCATTCCTGGAAAAGATGGTGGTTTGCCAGTTTCTGTGGATCGGTGGAAGGCTGTTCAGCCATCACCCAATGTATTGTCTGGTAAAAGTAGTAAGACTGATGTTGATGTCGAAGAACTAAAGGAAGCAATATCAGTTCTGTTGCATCTCCCAAGTAGTTCATCCCCAACGACAGAAACAGGGTTTGATGAATCCCAAGGAAGTGTTAAGAGGCCGTTTGGGTCAACCTTTAACAAGATGGATCTGGGAGAAGGCACCCCTGGGTGTGAAGAATGCAGAAGAGCAAAGAGGCAAAAAGTGAGTGACGAAAGGAGCTCATGCATCCAAGGAAATTCTCCAATTCCTTCAGATGATGAAGATGCCTGGTGGATGAGGAAGAGACCTAAGTCCTTGGAGCCATTGAAGGTTGATCCACCCGTTAAATCGACCAAACAGGTCTCTAGGAACCGGCAGAAGATAGTTCGTAAAACTCAAAGCCTTGCTCAACTTGCAGCTGCTAGGATTGAAGGTAGCCAGGGAGCATCTACGAGTCATGTCTGCAATAATAAAGTAAGCTGTCCTCACCATAAAGGTGGAGTTGAGGGGGAAACCCCGAAGTTTGTAGATCCAACCAAAATGAACCATGGTGGGGATATTGTTTCAATTGGAAAAGCTTTAAAGCGGCTGCGATTTGTAGAGAAGAGGACAATTACGGTTTGGTTGATGACTGTTATTAGGCAGCTTGTTGAAGAGACTGAAAAGACCATTGCGAAGGTTGGCCAATTTGGTAGGAATTTCACATCTGTTGATGATAGGAGCTCCATACGGTGGAAGCTTGGTGAAGATGAACTTTCTGCTGCACTGTATTTGATGGATGTTTCAAATGATTTAGTTTCAGCAGTCAAGTTTCTGCTTTGGTTGCTGCCAAAGGTTAATGGCCCCAGTTCTACAATCCATAGTGGGAGGAACATTATGCTGTTGCCAAGAAATGCTGAAAGTCAAGTGTGTGAAGTGGGGGAGGCATTTCTGGTATCATCACTCCGAAG GTATGAGAACATACTTATTGCTACAGATCTTATTCCAGAAGTCTTGTCAGTTACAATGCACCGTGCTTCAGCCATAGTGGCACCTAATGGAAGAGTTTCAGGTTCAGCTGCCTTAGCATACAGTCGGTATTTATTGAAGCGATACAGCAATGTAGCTAGTGTCATTGAATGGGAAAAGAATTTCAAGCCAACATGTGATAAGAGACTTCTTTCTGAACTTGAGTCTGGACAGTCAGTGGATGGAGAGTTGGGGTTTCCGCTTGGTGTTCCAGCAGGAGTCGAAGATCTTGATGATTTTTTCCGCCAAAAGATTAGCGGTGTTCGGTTATCCAGGGTGGGTTTAAACATGAAAGAAATAGTGCAACGAAATGTGAATGTTGATGATGCCCTTCAGTATTTTTTTGGGAAAGAGAGAAAGCTCTTTGCTACTGGTGCTCCTAAAGGCCCTCCTGTTGATAAATGGGATGACGGATGTCAGATATCTCAAAAAGTAATTACAGAACTGATGGACTGCATTAGGCAGACTGGTGGTGCTGCTCAAGAAGGGGATCCATCTTTGGTGTCTTCTGCCGTTTCTGCTATTGTCGGCAATGTAGGGCTAATTATAGCAAAGATTCCAGATTTTAGAATGGGGGGTAGCTATTCAACCTTTCCATCTGCCACTGATTCCTTGAACTTCGCTAGGCGTATTTTGCGTATCCATATAAGTTGCCTATGCCTCCTTAAGGAAGCTCTTGGAGAGCGCCAAACCCGTGTATTTGAGGTAGCTCTTGCGACAGAAGCTTGTTCTGCTCTTGCTCCTGGAAAGGCGTCTCGAAATCAATATCAATCCTCTCCTGAATCCCATGATTCCAACACTAACATGTCTAATGACATTTTGAACAGTAAAGTAGTTATTGGGAGGACAACAAAAGTTGCAGCTGCTGTTTCTGCACTAATCATTGGGGCGGTTGTTCAAGGGGTTACTAGCTTGGAGAGATTGGTGACTCTATTCAGGTTAAAGGAAAGGTTGGACGTAATTCAATTTGTAAGGAGTAGTAGATCCAACTCTAATGGCAATGCTCGTTCTGCTGGGGCATTTAAGGGTGATAACTTGCTTGAAGTTTATGTGCATTGGTTTAGACTTCTTGTTGGAAACTGCAGAACAGTCTCTGATGGATTGGTCGTGGAACTCTTGGGTGAACCCTCTGTAGTAGCTCTTTCAAGGATGCAACGTATGCTCCCTCTTGGTTTGGTTTTTCCACCTGCCTATTCTATATTTGCTTTTGTTATGTGGCGGCCATACCTTCTTAGCACTAGCTTTGCAGCGCGTGATGATTTTAACCAATCATATCAATCTTTAACAACAGCTATAGGTGATGCTATAAAGCACTCTCCTTTTCGAGATGTGTGTTTGAGAGATAGTCAGGGTTTCTATGATATTGTAGCTGCAGATGGCAGTGATGCTGAATTTGCAGCCATGCTAGAGTTAAATGGTTCAGACATGCATAAAAAATCCATggcttttgttccattacgtgcAAGGCTTTTCCTAAATGCCATAATGGATTGTAAGATGCCACACTCTTCATTTACACAGGGTGAAGCAAATCAGGTCTCTGGACATGGTGAGTCTAAAGTTAAATTTGCAGAGCGTGAAACAAAGCTTGTAGATAAGCTTGTACATATTCTAGATACCCTGCAACCTGCAAAATTTCATTGGCAGTGGGTAGAGCTTAGGCTCCTTTTGAATGAACAGGCCCTTATTGATAAACTTGAGACTCAAGATGCGTCTTTAGTGGATGCCATTCGGTCGTCCTCGCCTAGTCCTGAAAGGGCTGCTGCCTCCGAGAATGAGAAACATTTCATCGAGATCATCCTTACAAGGTTATTAGTTAGACCTGATGCTGCACCCCTTTTCTCGGATGTGGTTCATCTTTTTGGGAGGTCACTAGCAGATTCTATGTTGTTGCAGGTCAAATGGTTCCTGGGTGGCACAGATGTTCTTTATGGACGAAAAACAATTAGACAACGACTTCTTAATATTGCTGAGAGTAAAGGTCTCTCAACTAAGACCCAATTTTGGAAGCCGTGGGGATGGTGTATTTATGATGTTGATCCTGTAACAAACAGGGGAGATAAGAGAAAATTTGAAGTCACTTCCCTTGAAGAGGGTGAGATGGTTGAAGAGGGAACAGACTCAAAAAAGTATGGGAAAGGGGCCAGTCAAACGTTGGACATTGAAAGCTACAATGTCACTCAGCATTATGTGACAGAGAGGGCTCTCATTGAATTACTTCTTCCATGTATAGATCAAAGTTCTGATGAGTCGCGCAATACCTTTGCAAATGATTTGATCAAGCAGTTGATTAGTATTGAGCAACAAATTAGTGCAGGTACTCGTGGGACACATAAGCAAGCAGGACCAACTCCTTCTGGAGTTGAAGGTCCCACTGGCAAAGGAAATAGCCGCAAAGGTATAAGGGGTGGCAGTCCTGGATTAGCTAGGCGTGCAGCAGGAGCAGCTGATTATGCTCCACCGTCCCCTGCAGCTTTGCGAGCTTCTATGTCGCTGCGGTTGCATTTGCTCTTAAGATTGCTTCCTATCATATGGGCAGACAG GGAGCCATCTGCCCGGAACATGAGGCATGGATTTGCCTCTGTAGTACTACGTCTTCTAGGAAACCGAGTTGTGCATGAGGGTGCAGACCTATGCTTCAATATCATGCAGAGTACTTTCTCTAAGAGGGATGCAGAGTCTTCAAGAGAAGCTGCCTCTGCAGCTTTTGCAGAATTGTCAAATGAAAGTCTCTTTAATCAGTTATTGTTCGTTCTTCATGGGCTGTTAAGCAGTTACCGGCCAAGGTGGTTGAGGTCTACTAAGTCAACAAATGAGGGGGGAAAAGATTTTGCTGCATTTGATTGTGAACTGGCAGATATTTTGCAG AAAGACTTAGATCGAATGCAGCTTCCTGAAATGATTCGCTGGCGTATCCAAACTGCAATGCCAGTGGTTCTCCCTTCTGTTCGGTGCTTTTTCTCTTGCCAACCACCACCTGTTCCAGATACTGGTTTGGCTGTTTTTCAACCCAGCATATCGGTTTCTGGGTTGCATGCTGGAAACTCAAACCCACCTCAGAGAAATCAGGCTCCTCTTGCGCGAACAGTAACTAACATACCAGggaaatttaaaccattgccatCACAAGATTATGATATGGATATTGACCCATGGACGCTGCTGGAAGATGGTGCAGGATCAGGCCCATCTTCAAGTAGCAGTGCTTTGATAGGCAGTGCGGACCATGGCAATCTTCGAGCATCTAGCTGGCTCAAGGGGACTGTGAGGGTGAGACGAAAGGATCTCACATACATTGGTGCTGTGGATGATGACAGCTGA